The nucleotide sequence GTGAGCCCCGGAAGCCTGGTGCCGGACCCAAGGCGCCATGGGGTGCTGTGGATGCCTGAGCGTGCGCTTGCGGACGCTTATGACATGAACGGCGCCTTCAACAGCGCTGCACTGGCGCTGGGCCATGACGCGCCGGTCCCGCGGGTCATCGCGGCCGTGGACCGCGTCCTCCGTCCTTACGGGGGTGGCGGTGCGTATCCGCGCACCGAGCAGCTTTCCTATCAGGCCGTCACCGACGAGATCCGGGCGCTGCGGGTCGTGGGCGGCGTGTTCATGGTGGTGTTCCTGAGCGTGACGGCGTTCCTGCTCAATGTGGTCATCAGCCGTGTCGTCCACGGGCAGCGCGAGCAGATCGCGCTGCTCAAGGCCTTCGGATACTCCAATCTGGCCGTGGGGCTGCACTATGGCGAGCTGATCGCCGGTGTGGTGCTGGTCGGTGCCCTGATCGGGGCTCCGCCCGGCTGGTGGCTGACCGGCCAGCTTGCCGGCCTCTACGCGCGCTTCTACCACTTCCCCGAGCTGCTCGGCGGCATGCCGCTGGCGGAGACGCTCGCCGCCACCGGCTTGATGCTGGCTGCCGGACTGCTCGGTGCGCTGCGTGCGATCCGTGCTGCAGTGCGGCTGCCGCCGGCCGAGGCCATGCGACCGGAGGCGCCACGCCTCTACCGTCGCTCGCTGGTCGAGCGGCTTGGCCTGCAGCGCTGGATGGGTCAGCCCACGCGCATGGTGGCCCGACACATCGAGCGCGCGCCGCTGCGCTCGGGCGTTACGCTGCTTGGCGTGGCGCTGGCCACCGGGACCATGCTGCTCACCAGCTTCATGGGCGACTCCTTCTTCCACGTCGTGCAGGAGCGCTTCGAGCGGGCCCAGCACCAGGATCTCAGCGTATCGCTCATCGACGAGCGGGGTCGGAGTGTCCTCCATGCCCTCGCGGCCACACCGGGCGTGCTCTACGCGGAGGGCATCCGGCAGGTCCCGGTGCGGCTGCTGGGGCCCGGCGGCAGCGAGCGCACGGTCATCCAGGCGCGCGATCCGGACGCCCGGTTGAGCCGCCTCATCGACCGGGACGGCCGGGAGGTCCCGTTGCCTCCGCGCGGCATTGTCCTCACCGACTTCCTGGCGACGCGTCTCGGCGTCAGCGTCGGTGATCGCGTGGCGCTGGAGCCGCTCCAGCGGGCCCTGCCCGTGCGCACCGTGCCGGTGGTGGCGACGGTGGGCGAGTACCTCGGCATGAGCGGCTACATGAGTCTGGAAGCGATCAACCGCCTCCTCGGGGACGGTCCGGTGGTGACCGGGGCCGTGCTTCGCATCGACCGCAGCCTGGCGGATGACGTGCTGGCGGCCCTCAGGGACTCGCCGGTAGTCACCGGGGTCGGCGACCGGCTGCTCGAGATCGAGAACTTCTACAGTGAACGCGCTGCCACGCTCCTGTTCACCACCTTCATTACCGGTCTGCTGGCCGGCGCGATCGCCCTGGGCGTGGTGTACAACAGCGCCACCATCACGCTCATGGAACGGGGCCGCGAGCTCGCCAGCCTGCGGGTGCTTGGCTTCACCCGTCACGAGGTCGCCTACATCCTGCTCGGCGAGCTCGCGGTGCTGGTGCTGCTCGCGATACCCGTCGGGATGCTGGTGGGGTTCGGTCTCTGCCATGTGTTGGCGGCGGCGATGTGGGATCAGAACTACCGGCTTCCTGTGGTGGTGCTGGCGGACACGTACACACTGGCGGCAGCCGTGATTCTCGGGACGGCCGTGGTCTCGGGCCTGCTGGTCCGGCGCCGCCTGGGGCGGCTGGACCTGATCGCCGTGCTCAAGACGAGGGAATAGAACGAGGGGGATAGCGGATGCGTTTCCAGGGAATCCGTCTCGGGCGCTCGCTGATCGGGCCGCTGTTGCTCGCGGTCACCGTCGTGGCGGCGCTGGTCTATGGCTTCTGGCCGCGGCCGGTGCCCGTGGAGCTCGCGGCGGCGGTGCGGGGACCGTTCACCCTCACCGTCACCGAAGAGGGCCGCACTCAGGTGCGGGATCGCTACGTCGTCTCGGCGCCGGTGGCGGGCTTTGCGCGACGCATTGCGTGGGAAGTCGGTGACGCGGTGACGCAGGGCGAAGTGCTGGCGGGCCTCGACCCATTGCCCTCCCAGGTGCTGGACCCGCGCTCCCAGGCCCGCGCCGAGGCACAGGTGGCGGCGGCACAGGCCACCCTGGGCGCTGCCCGGCAGCGGGAGAGCGCGGCGCAGGCGGACGCCCAGCTCGCGCGGCGGGCCCTCGAGCGGGCGCGTGCGCTGGTCGAGGCCGGGGACATCGCCCGGGAGCGGCTGGACCAGGCGGAAGCGGCCTGGCAGCGCGCCGAGGCCGATCTGCGTTCCGCCCGTCTGGGCGTCGAGGTGGCCCGCTTCGAGCTGGAGGCGGCACGCACGGCGCTTCGCTACACCGCTGCTCGCCCCGAGGCCGATCCGGAGCCGCTGATTCAGCTGGAGGCACCGGTGAGTGGCCGCGTGCTGCGCGTGCACCACCGCAGCGAGGGTGTGGTGAGCGCGGGCGAGGCGCTCATCGAGGTGGGCGATCCACGCGCGCTCGAGGTGGCAGTGGATGTCCTCTCCTCCGACGCCGTGCGGATCGAGCCCGGTACCCGCGTGACGCTGGACCGCTGGGGCGGTGATGAAGCGCTCGACGGCGTGGTCCGGCATGTGGAGCCGAGCGCGTTCACCAAGGTATCCGCACTCGGGGTTGAGGAGCAGCGGGTCAAGGTGATCGTGGACATCCTCTCGCCGCCGGCGCTCTGGCGTAACCTCGCCGACGGCTACCGCGTGGAGGTGACCTTCGAGGTCTTGCGGGCAGACGACGTGCTGCAGGTGCCCGACGCCAGCCTCGTGCGCACCGGTGATCGGTGGGCGGTCTACCGCGTCGCCGACGGAGTGGCCACGCTGCAGCCGGTTGAGGTGGGTCAGCGTGACGGCGTGCACGCCCGGATCCTCAAGGGGCTGGCCGCGGGGGATCAGGTGGTCGCCTATCCGGACGGGCAGGTCGAGGACGGGGTGCGCGTCGTGGCGCGGGCGTCCCACCAGCCCGCAGCCGTGAGTCGCTGAGCAACACGGGTCGGAGTCAGGCGCCGGTCCGGCGCAATCCGCTCAGGATTCCGACGCCGCCCCGAGCCCGTCCCGGGCGTCGCCGCGCCACATCCGGCTCAGGGGCAGGGCCAGCACCGCTGCACCCACCGCCCCCACGCAGGTCCAGCCGACGATCCAGCCGATTGCGAAATGGCTCGCGCCAGCTACCATCATGCCCACGCCGAGACCGGTCATGCCGCCCGCGAACCAGGCGAGGGCGCTGGCCGGTATCCACCAGAGCGCACCGGTCATCCCACGGGGCAGGCCAAGCCACTGCAGCAACCCTACCAGCAGGCCCACGACGGCCCAGGTGGGATGGCCCAAGGGCTGCAGGAACACGAAAGTCGCCCACCCCAGACAGCTTGCCAGCGCAAACCACGGGCCGACGTCGAAGCGGCGCGAGAGAAAGTACCACTGGACTATGCCGAGCGTTGCCCCCAGGACCGACCAGTTGGCGACGCCGCCGAGGATGAGCCCCATGGCCCCACTGATGATCCCGCTCAGCCCGCCGGCCAACGCCAGCGCCCCGATCCAGGCGAGCCAGGGGAAGCCTTTACCTGCAGTCGTCGCCGGTCCGGTGCTGCGGGGGTCGGCCCCTGATGCCGGGAGCAGGCGTTTCAGCAGCCACGGCACCAGGAATGAGATTGCCGCGGCCAGTACCGTCTTCACCAGCCATTCCATTGCGATACCCTCCTTGCGCCCCCGGGGAACTGTGCCCCTACGCGTTCCCTTCAGGGCGGATGCAGGCCGCCGCCGGCTAGTGCAGTCTCCGGTCCCGCGCTCGGCTTCGATGACAGGGGGCCGGGAAGGCCCGGGCGTGGCGGGCCGACTGCAACCTCTATGAATACACGGGGCGCGCGCACCGCCATTGACTCCGGTCAAAGAAACGGTGCGGCCGGTTGATCGCCGTC is from Spiribacter halobius and encodes:
- a CDS encoding ABC transporter permease, giving the protein MSLSALHRKLLRDLWRMRGQAIAVALVVAAGVATLVMLSATVGMLGQSRDAFFAEQRLADVFVELERAPRSVLARLAEISGVERVEGRIRAVAKLEIEGFREPVSAEVLSLPADGTGRLNRLRVMSGRAPGSERSDEAIVSVPFARAHGFRPGAHLGMILNGRRQRLTITGLGVAPEYVIQVSPGSLVPDPRRHGVLWMPERALADAYDMNGAFNSAALALGHDAPVPRVIAAVDRVLRPYGGGGAYPRTEQLSYQAVTDEIRALRVVGGVFMVVFLSVTAFLLNVVISRVVHGQREQIALLKAFGYSNLAVGLHYGELIAGVVLVGALIGAPPGWWLTGQLAGLYARFYHFPELLGGMPLAETLAATGLMLAAGLLGALRAIRAAVRLPPAEAMRPEAPRLYRRSLVERLGLQRWMGQPTRMVARHIERAPLRSGVTLLGVALATGTMLLTSFMGDSFFHVVQERFERAQHQDLSVSLIDERGRSVLHALAATPGVLYAEGIRQVPVRLLGPGGSERTVIQARDPDARLSRLIDRDGREVPLPPRGIVLTDFLATRLGVSVGDRVALEPLQRALPVRTVPVVATVGEYLGMSGYMSLEAINRLLGDGPVVTGAVLRIDRSLADDVLAALRDSPVVTGVGDRLLEIENFYSERAATLLFTTFITGLLAGAIALGVVYNSATITLMERGRELASLRVLGFTRHEVAYILLGELAVLVLLAIPVGMLVGFGLCHVLAAAMWDQNYRLPVVVLADTYTLAAAVILGTAVVSGLLVRRRLGRLDLIAVLKTRE
- a CDS encoding efflux RND transporter periplasmic adaptor subunit, giving the protein MRFQGIRLGRSLIGPLLLAVTVVAALVYGFWPRPVPVELAAAVRGPFTLTVTEEGRTQVRDRYVVSAPVAGFARRIAWEVGDAVTQGEVLAGLDPLPSQVLDPRSQARAEAQVAAAQATLGAARQRESAAQADAQLARRALERARALVEAGDIARERLDQAEAAWQRAEADLRSARLGVEVARFELEAARTALRYTAARPEADPEPLIQLEAPVSGRVLRVHHRSEGVVSAGEALIEVGDPRALEVAVDVLSSDAVRIEPGTRVTLDRWGGDEALDGVVRHVEPSAFTKVSALGVEEQRVKVIVDILSPPALWRNLADGYRVEVTFEVLRADDVLQVPDASLVRTGDRWAVYRVADGVATLQPVEVGQRDGVHARILKGLAAGDQVVAYPDGQVEDGVRVVARASHQPAAVSR